A genomic segment from Variovorax paradoxus B4 encodes:
- a CDS encoding cell division protein ZipA C-terminal FtsZ-binding domain-containing protein, with the protein MSNLTLALAILGGLVLAAVVAYNTVTSRRNAPRQPDAADGGLSEANRPSSSSDGVEPMLHVDPHQMPGHERHEPLFDPDLPAPGASPVPAAERRGGLDPLIDVIAPVSLDGLASGDAAIAAMPPTRRAGSKPVAIEGLNEHTGQWEPPVPGQRYSAFQVGVQLANRTGALNEIEYSEFVVKAQAFADAVNGALEFPEMLDEVARARELDQFASAHDAQLGFVLRALHAAWSPGYVQQNAARLGFVAGIIPGRMVLPTSEVGLPPVLGLSFDTQAALADDPAQSAIRELSLSLDVPQVDRAEQPFRRMREAAATLAREMDGVVTDSDGQLLREETMDVIGADLEQLYDTLESRDLAAGSPLARRLFS; encoded by the coding sequence ATGAGCAATCTCACTCTCGCCCTGGCCATCCTCGGCGGCCTCGTCCTCGCGGCCGTCGTTGCCTACAACACCGTGACCTCGCGCCGCAATGCGCCGCGGCAGCCCGACGCCGCTGACGGCGGCTTGTCCGAAGCGAATCGGCCATCTTCCTCGTCCGACGGGGTGGAGCCGATGCTGCATGTCGATCCGCACCAGATGCCGGGCCACGAACGCCACGAGCCCCTGTTCGACCCCGACCTGCCCGCGCCGGGTGCCAGCCCGGTGCCGGCGGCCGAGCGGCGCGGCGGGCTCGATCCGCTCATCGATGTGATCGCGCCGGTGTCGCTGGACGGGCTCGCATCGGGCGATGCGGCCATCGCGGCCATGCCGCCCACGCGCCGCGCGGGCAGCAAGCCCGTGGCCATCGAAGGGTTGAACGAGCACACCGGCCAGTGGGAGCCGCCCGTGCCGGGCCAGCGCTACAGCGCGTTCCAGGTGGGCGTGCAGCTGGCCAACCGCACCGGCGCGCTCAACGAGATCGAATACTCCGAATTCGTCGTCAAGGCGCAGGCCTTTGCCGATGCCGTCAATGGCGCGCTCGAATTTCCCGAAATGCTCGACGAGGTGGCGCGCGCCCGCGAACTCGATCAGTTCGCAAGCGCGCACGATGCCCAGCTGGGTTTCGTGCTGCGCGCGCTGCATGCGGCCTGGAGTCCCGGCTATGTGCAGCAGAACGCCGCCCGCCTGGGTTTCGTGGCCGGGATCATCCCGGGGCGCATGGTGCTGCCGACCAGCGAGGTCGGGCTGCCTCCGGTCCTCGGACTCTCGTTCGACACGCAGGCCGCGCTGGCCGACGACCCGGCGCAATCGGCCATCCGCGAGCTCAGCCTGAGCCTGGACGTGCCGCAGGTCGACCGCGCCGAGCAGCCGTTCCGCCGCATGCGCGAAGCCGCCGCCACGCTGGCGCGCGAGATGGACGGCGTGGTCACCGACAGCGACGGACAACTGCTGCGCGAAGAAACCATGGACGTGATCGGCGCCGACCTCGAGCAGCTCTACGACACGCTCGAGTCGCGCGACCTGGCCGCCGGTTCGCCGCTGGCGCGCCGCCTCTTCAGCTGA
- the ligA gene encoding NAD-dependent DNA ligase LigA: MTTRDEAAREAAALSEQLHKHAHLYYVLDAPELPDAEYDRMFQRLQALEAEYPELRRPDSPTQRVGGKVLDGFVKVRHRVPMLSIRTETDITPDGASAFDARVRKELGLAEDGPQVEYVCELKFDGLAMNLRYENGVLVQAATRGDGEVGEEVTQNIRTVREIPLRLNGKAPPVVEVRGEIYMKRADFDALNERQREKIAAGQKNEKVFVNPRNAAAGAVRQLDPAIAAARPLSFFAYGLGEVTPASEGGPDFPTQFEWLQQFDAWGFPVAKQTARATGAIELIAFHENIGRQRDALPYDIDGVVYKVDSIELQRRLGFVSREPRWAVAHKYPAQEQITEVLGIEVQVGRTGKLTPVAKLAPVFVGGVTVTNATLHNEDEARRKDVRVGDKVIVRRAGDVIPEVVGVVPESLARPDSERGPLFTMPHQCPVCGSEALREEGEVDYRCTGGLFCAAQRKEAILHFAARRAVDIDGLGDKLVEQLVDANLIRILPDLYRLGFTTLAGLDRMAEKSARNLVDALEASKKTTLPRFLFGLGIRHVGESTAKDLAKHFGKLDAIMDASEEQLLEVNDVGPVVAQSLRTFFDQPHNREVVEQLRACGLTWEEGEPAARAPKPLAGLTFVITGTLPTLSRDEAKDKLEAAGAKVAGSVSKKTSYLVAGEEAGSKLDKAREIGVNVIDEAHMLEILANGVPG; encoded by the coding sequence ATGACCACGCGCGACGAAGCGGCACGCGAAGCCGCCGCACTGAGCGAACAGCTCCACAAGCACGCCCATCTTTACTACGTGCTCGACGCACCCGAGCTGCCTGACGCCGAGTACGACAGGATGTTCCAGCGGCTGCAGGCACTGGAGGCCGAATACCCCGAACTGCGCAGGCCCGATTCGCCCACGCAGCGCGTCGGCGGCAAGGTGCTCGATGGCTTCGTGAAGGTGCGCCACAGGGTGCCGATGCTGTCGATCCGCACCGAGACCGACATCACGCCCGACGGTGCGAGCGCGTTCGACGCCCGCGTGCGCAAGGAGCTCGGCCTGGCCGAGGACGGGCCGCAGGTCGAGTACGTCTGCGAGCTCAAGTTCGACGGCCTGGCCATGAACCTGCGCTACGAGAACGGGGTGCTGGTACAGGCCGCGACGCGCGGCGACGGCGAAGTCGGCGAAGAAGTCACGCAGAACATCCGCACGGTGCGCGAGATTCCGCTGCGGCTCAACGGCAAGGCGCCGCCCGTGGTCGAGGTGCGCGGCGAGATCTACATGAAGCGCGCCGATTTCGACGCGCTCAACGAGCGCCAGCGCGAGAAGATCGCGGCCGGGCAGAAGAACGAGAAGGTCTTCGTCAACCCGCGCAATGCGGCGGCCGGCGCGGTGCGCCAGCTCGATCCGGCCATTGCGGCGGCGCGGCCGCTGAGCTTTTTTGCCTACGGCCTCGGCGAGGTCACGCCGGCCAGCGAAGGCGGACCGGATTTTCCGACCCAGTTCGAATGGCTGCAGCAGTTCGATGCCTGGGGATTCCCGGTGGCCAAACAGACTGCGCGTGCGACCGGCGCCATTGAACTGATTGCCTTCCACGAGAACATCGGGCGCCAGCGCGATGCCTTGCCCTACGACATCGACGGCGTGGTCTACAAGGTCGACAGCATCGAGCTGCAGCGGCGGCTGGGCTTCGTCTCGCGCGAGCCGCGCTGGGCCGTGGCGCACAAGTATCCGGCGCAGGAGCAGATCACCGAGGTGCTCGGCATCGAAGTGCAAGTGGGCCGCACCGGCAAGCTCACGCCGGTGGCCAAGCTCGCGCCGGTGTTCGTCGGCGGCGTGACCGTGACCAACGCCACGCTGCACAACGAGGACGAGGCACGCCGCAAGGACGTGCGCGTGGGCGACAAGGTCATCGTGCGGCGTGCCGGCGACGTGATCCCCGAAGTGGTCGGCGTGGTGCCGGAAAGCCTGGCCCGGCCCGACAGCGAGCGCGGGCCGCTGTTCACCATGCCGCACCAGTGCCCGGTGTGCGGATCGGAGGCGCTGCGCGAAGAAGGCGAAGTCGACTACCGCTGCACCGGCGGCCTGTTCTGCGCGGCCCAGCGCAAGGAAGCCATCCTGCACTTTGCGGCGCGGCGCGCGGTCGACATCGACGGGCTCGGCGACAAGCTGGTCGAGCAATTGGTCGATGCCAACCTGATCCGCATCTTGCCCGACCTCTACAGGCTGGGGTTCACCACTCTGGCGGGGCTGGACCGCATGGCCGAGAAGTCGGCCAGGAACCTCGTCGATGCGCTCGAGGCCTCGAAGAAGACCACGCTGCCGCGCTTCCTGTTCGGGCTCGGGATCCGGCATGTGGGCGAGAGCACCGCGAAAGACCTGGCCAAGCATTTCGGCAAGCTCGACGCGATCATGGACGCGAGCGAGGAGCAGTTGCTTGAAGTCAACGATGTCGGCCCGGTCGTTGCCCAAAGCCTGCGCACCTTCTTCGACCAGCCGCACAACCGCGAGGTGGTCGAGCAGCTGCGGGCCTGCGGGCTGACGTGGGAAGAGGGCGAGCCCGCTGCGCGTGCCCCCAAGCCGTTGGCGGGTCTGACCTTCGTGATTACCGGTACCCTTCCTACGCTGAGCAGGGACGAAGCGAAGGATAAATTGGAGGCAGCCGGCGCCAAGGTGGCGGGCTCGGTCAGCAAGAAGACAAGCTACCTTGTGGCTGGCGAGGAGGCCGGCAGCAAGCTCGACAAGGCCCGTGAAATCGGCGTGAACGTGATCGATGAAGCGCATATGCTGGAGATACTTGCCAATGGTGTTCCGGGTTGA
- the def gene encoding peptide deformylase, which produces MAIREILKMGDPRLLRVAQPVVAFDNDELHLLVRDMFETMLAVNGAGLAAPQIGVDQQLVIFGTDVVNPRYPDAPPVPRTVLLNPVITPIGEEEEEGWEGCLSVPGLRGVVPRFANIRYTGFDPYGDPIDRIASGFHARVVQHEVDHLLGKLYPMRVRDFSRFGYTDVLFPGLDANDDD; this is translated from the coding sequence ATGGCCATCCGCGAAATCCTCAAGATGGGCGACCCCCGGTTGCTGCGCGTTGCGCAGCCGGTGGTTGCCTTCGACAACGACGAGCTGCACCTGCTGGTGCGCGACATGTTCGAGACCATGCTGGCAGTCAATGGCGCCGGCTTGGCCGCGCCGCAGATCGGCGTCGACCAGCAGCTCGTGATCTTCGGCACCGATGTCGTCAATCCCCGCTACCCCGACGCACCCCCGGTGCCGCGCACCGTGCTCCTGAATCCGGTCATCACGCCGATCGGCGAGGAGGAAGAAGAGGGCTGGGAAGGCTGCCTGTCGGTGCCGGGCCTGCGCGGCGTGGTGCCGCGCTTCGCGAACATCCGCTACACCGGCTTCGATCCCTACGGCGATCCGATCGACCGCATCGCAAGCGGCTTTCATGCGCGCGTGGTGCAGCATGAAGTCGATCACCTGCTGGGCAAGCTCTATCCGATGCGGGTGCGCGACTTCTCGCGCTTCGGCTACACCGACGTCCTGTTTCCAGGGCTCGACGCCAACGACGACGATTGA
- a CDS encoding DoxX family protein — translation MTKSDDTGKLVLRVALGILILLHGIAKVGKGVDGIGGMLASHGLPAALAYLVYVGEILAPVLLIVGLFTRPAALIVALNMLAAIWLVHQKDLGALNGQGGWALELQGMFLFSAIAIALFGGGRFGLGGKYN, via the coding sequence ATGACCAAATCCGACGACACCGGCAAGCTCGTTCTGCGCGTCGCACTCGGCATCCTCATCCTGCTGCACGGCATTGCGAAGGTCGGCAAAGGCGTCGACGGGATCGGCGGCATGCTGGCATCCCATGGCTTGCCGGCTGCCTTGGCCTACCTGGTCTATGTCGGAGAGATCCTTGCGCCGGTGCTGCTCATCGTGGGGCTGTTCACGCGGCCGGCCGCACTGATCGTTGCCCTCAACATGCTGGCGGCCATCTGGCTCGTGCATCAGAAGGACCTGGGCGCGCTCAATGGCCAGGGCGGCTGGGCACTGGAGCTGCAGGGCATGTTCCTGTTCTCGGCGATCGCCATCGCGCTCTTCGGCGGCGGCCGCTTCGGCCTGGGCGGCAAGTACAACTGA
- a CDS encoding amino acid ABC transporter substrate-binding protein: protein MKNRFRPALAVAATVAAFAAAAPAFAGKTLDAVKQRGTVKCGVTNGVAGFSAPDTQGNWSGLDVDTCRAIAAAVLGDPKKVDFVPLNSQQRFSALQAGEIDILARNTTWTLTRDTSLGFNFTTITYYDGQGFLVPKKLKVTSAKQLKNATICTQSGTTNEKNVSDYFRAQNIPVKTVVFESFEASFKAFFSGRCQAFTTDASALAGLRNKEAPNPDDYVILPELISKEPLAPLVRRGDDEWFAIAKWVPNALIEAEEFGVTQANADELKANSKDPAQQRLVGTGEDLGKLLGLDKDWSFRAIKAVGNYGEMFERNVGPKSVLKLPRGSNNLWNKGGLIYAPPVR, encoded by the coding sequence ATGAAGAACCGATTCCGTCCCGCACTGGCCGTGGCCGCAACCGTTGCAGCGTTTGCCGCTGCCGCCCCCGCCTTTGCCGGCAAGACCCTCGATGCCGTCAAGCAGCGCGGCACCGTGAAGTGCGGCGTGACCAATGGCGTGGCCGGGTTCTCCGCGCCGGATACGCAGGGCAACTGGTCGGGCCTGGACGTCGACACCTGCCGCGCGATTGCCGCGGCCGTGCTGGGCGATCCGAAGAAGGTCGACTTCGTGCCGCTCAATTCGCAGCAGCGCTTCTCGGCCCTGCAGGCCGGCGAGATCGACATCCTCGCGCGCAACACCACCTGGACGCTCACGCGCGACACCTCGCTGGGCTTCAACTTCACCACCATCACCTACTACGACGGCCAGGGCTTCCTGGTGCCGAAGAAGCTCAAGGTCACGAGCGCCAAGCAGCTCAAGAACGCCACCATCTGCACGCAGTCGGGCACCACCAACGAGAAGAACGTGTCCGACTACTTCCGCGCGCAGAACATCCCGGTCAAGACCGTCGTCTTCGAAAGCTTCGAAGCCTCGTTCAAGGCCTTCTTCTCCGGCCGTTGCCAGGCCTTCACCACCGACGCCTCGGCGCTGGCGGGCCTGCGCAACAAGGAAGCGCCGAACCCTGACGACTACGTCATCCTGCCCGAGCTGATTTCCAAGGAACCGCTCGCGCCGCTGGTGCGCCGCGGCGACGACGAATGGTTTGCCATTGCCAAGTGGGTGCCCAACGCGCTCATCGAGGCAGAAGAATTCGGTGTCACGCAGGCCAATGCCGACGAGCTCAAGGCCAACAGCAAGGACCCGGCGCAGCAGCGCCTGGTCGGCACCGGCGAAGACCTGGGCAAGCTGCTGGGCCTCGACAAGGACTGGTCGTTCCGCGCCATCAAGGCCGTGGGGAACTACGGCGAGATGTTCGAGCGCAACGTCGGGCCGAAATCGGTCCTCAAGCTGCCGCGCGGCTCGAACAACCTCTGGAACAAGGGCGGCCTGATCTACGCACCACCCGTTCGATGA
- a CDS encoding amino acid ABC transporter permease produces MSREASRRGAWLAWVVQSLLVLAVVAGAFWVVHHALEVLRARGVRSGFDFLVEPAGFSISEGWLDFDASQPFWRAFLAGLVNTVRASVPAAIFSVVLGTLIGIGRLAPHVLLRGICTAYVELLRNVPLLVQLLMLAFAIANLLPDPTEPVRLLPGVWLSKAGLSVPWPASGEGGWWPTHFEWPERGDFGVSGGAALSPEYVTIVAGLSFYSAAFVAEIVRAGILSVSQGQVLAGQALGLTPVQQLRIVILPQALRVIVPSLTNQLLSLTKNSSLAVAVGYPELVSVANTTIGSNGRAFECIAIIMAVYLLLSLLISFGMNRYNARVALRGWR; encoded by the coding sequence ATGAGCCGGGAAGCCTCGCGCCGCGGCGCCTGGCTGGCCTGGGTCGTCCAGTCGCTGCTGGTGCTGGCCGTCGTGGCCGGCGCCTTCTGGGTGGTGCACCATGCGCTCGAAGTGCTGCGTGCGCGCGGCGTCCGCTCGGGCTTCGACTTTCTCGTCGAGCCCGCGGGCTTCTCCATCAGCGAAGGCTGGCTCGACTTCGATGCCAGCCAGCCGTTCTGGCGCGCCTTTCTGGCAGGCCTGGTCAACACGGTGCGCGCCTCGGTCCCCGCAGCGATCTTCTCGGTCGTGCTCGGCACCCTGATCGGCATCGGCCGGCTCGCGCCGCATGTGCTGCTGCGCGGCATCTGCACCGCTTATGTCGAATTGCTGCGCAACGTGCCGCTGCTCGTGCAGTTGCTGATGCTGGCCTTTGCCATCGCCAACCTGCTGCCCGACCCCACCGAACCTGTGCGGCTGCTGCCCGGCGTGTGGCTCAGCAAGGCCGGCCTCAGCGTGCCCTGGCCGGCGTCGGGCGAGGGCGGCTGGTGGCCCACGCACTTCGAATGGCCCGAGCGCGGCGACTTCGGCGTGAGCGGCGGCGCGGCGCTGAGCCCGGAGTACGTGACCATCGTCGCCGGCCTGTCCTTCTATTCGGCAGCGTTCGTGGCCGAGATCGTGCGCGCCGGCATCCTCTCGGTGTCGCAAGGGCAGGTGCTGGCCGGGCAGGCGCTGGGCCTCACGCCGGTGCAGCAGCTGCGCATCGTGATCCTGCCGCAGGCGCTGCGGGTGATCGTGCCTTCGCTCACCAACCAGCTGCTCAGCCTGACCAAGAATTCATCGCTCGCGGTGGCCGTGGGTTATCCGGAGCTGGTGTCGGTGGCCAACACCACCATCGGCTCGAACGGGCGGGCCTTCGAGTGCATCGCGATCATCATGGCGGTGTACCTGCTGCTGTCGCTGCTGATCTCCTTCGGCATGAATCGCTACAACGCGCGCGTCGCGCTCAGGGGCTGGCGATGA
- a CDS encoding amino acid ABC transporter permease: MRNVAQGPIAWRSELWGSPLRALATVLLVVLLAWGGFHAIEWGVVHAVFRPDAEACRAVQHGACWGVVAEKWRPMLFGRFPYEEQWRPAIAVVVLSAVTVLSAWPRSWRWWLAPLWIAALLLFVLLMRGGVAGLVPVPTSRWGGLPLTIGLAVVGLALAFPLALLLALGRRSGWPVVRTLSASYIELVRGVPLISVLFMASFLLPLLWPAGWQPDVLVRVLAGLTLFVAAYLAEIIRGGLQAVPRGQTEVAMALGFGRWPVQRDIVLPQALRLVVPALTNSVVGTLKDTSLVTVVGLFELTGALGLALGGDPTWRPFYLEGYLFIAAVYWVLCFGLSRYSVWLERRLGEGTR, from the coding sequence ATGAGGAACGTCGCCCAGGGCCCCATCGCCTGGCGCAGCGAACTCTGGGGTTCGCCGCTGCGGGCCCTGGCCACCGTGCTGCTGGTCGTGCTGCTGGCGTGGGGCGGCTTCCACGCCATTGAATGGGGCGTGGTGCACGCCGTGTTCCGGCCTGACGCAGAAGCCTGCCGCGCTGTGCAGCACGGCGCCTGCTGGGGCGTGGTGGCCGAGAAATGGCGGCCGATGCTGTTCGGGCGCTTTCCCTACGAAGAGCAATGGCGCCCGGCCATTGCCGTGGTCGTGCTGTCGGCCGTGACCGTGCTGAGCGCCTGGCCGCGCAGCTGGCGCTGGTGGCTGGCACCGCTCTGGATTGCGGCGCTGCTGTTGTTCGTGCTGCTGATGCGCGGCGGCGTGGCGGGCCTCGTCCCTGTGCCAACCAGCCGCTGGGGCGGACTGCCACTCACCATCGGCCTTGCCGTGGTGGGCCTGGCGCTGGCCTTTCCGCTGGCGCTGCTGCTTGCGCTGGGGCGCCGCTCGGGCTGGCCGGTGGTTCGCACGCTCAGCGCGAGCTACATCGAGCTGGTGCGCGGCGTGCCGCTGATCTCGGTGCTGTTCATGGCGTCGTTCCTGCTGCCGCTGCTCTGGCCCGCGGGCTGGCAACCCGACGTGCTGGTGCGCGTGCTGGCGGGACTCACGCTGTTCGTGGCGGCCTACCTGGCCGAGATCATCCGCGGCGGGCTGCAGGCCGTGCCGCGCGGGCAGACCGAGGTGGCGATGGCGCTGGGCTTCGGACGCTGGCCGGTGCAGCGGGACATCGTGCTGCCGCAGGCCCTGCGGCTGGTGGTGCCGGCGCTGACCAACAGCGTGGTCGGCACGCTGAAAGACACCTCGCTGGTCACGGTGGTCGGCCTGTTCGAGCTGACCGGCGCGCTGGGCCTGGCGCTCGGCGGCGACCCGACCTGGCGGCCGTTCTACCTCGAGGGCTACCTCTTTATTGCAGCGGTGTACTGGGTGCTGTGCTTCGGGCTTTCGCGCTACAGCGTGTGGCTCGAGCGGCGGCTGGGAGAGGGCACGCGCTGA
- the pgm gene encoding phosphoglucomutase (alpha-D-glucose-1,6-bisphosphate-dependent), with protein sequence MSQKTNPLAGQPAPLDLLVNVPRLVSAYYAGQPDPSVPSQRVAFGTSGHRGSSFDNAFNEWHVLAMSQAIADYRRQKGIDGPLFLGIDTHALSTPAFNSAVEVLAANGVELMLSKDDEYTPTPAVSHAILVYNRGRTTGLADGIVITPSHNPPESGGFKYNPPNGGPAGTDITSAVEAAANAFLAAGLKGVKRLPLAQALRASTTHRHDYLNTYVEDLALVLDMDAIRDVAVDLGVDPLGGAGVRYWPAIAERYKLGRLNVLSQEVDPTFRFMSLDWDGRIRMDPSSPDAMHKLIGLRDRFGIAFACDTDHDRHGIVTRSAGLLPPNNYLAVMVDYLFTHRPQWAAHAAVGKTVVSSQMIDRVAARLGRKLYEVPVGFKWFVDGLVDSSLGFGGEESAGATFLRRDGSVWTTDKDGIVPALLSAEIAARTGRDPGERFAELAQALGQPVANRVDAAATVEQKKKLSSLSPQQVLSTELAGEKIQNVLSRAPGNGAAIGGVKVVTENGWFAARPSGTENIYKIYGESFLGAEHLGRILEEAQQLVDKALATG encoded by the coding sequence ATGAGCCAGAAAACCAATCCCCTCGCGGGCCAGCCCGCACCGCTGGACCTGCTCGTCAACGTCCCGCGCCTCGTTTCGGCCTACTACGCGGGCCAGCCCGATCCCTCGGTGCCTTCGCAGCGCGTGGCCTTCGGAACCTCGGGCCACCGCGGCTCCTCCTTCGACAACGCATTCAACGAATGGCATGTGCTGGCCATGAGCCAGGCCATTGCCGACTACCGGCGCCAGAAGGGCATCGACGGCCCGCTGTTCCTCGGCATCGACACGCATGCGCTTTCGACGCCCGCCTTCAACAGCGCGGTCGAGGTGCTGGCGGCCAACGGCGTCGAGCTGATGCTCTCGAAGGACGACGAGTACACGCCTACGCCGGCCGTCTCGCATGCGATCCTGGTCTACAACCGCGGACGCACGACGGGGCTGGCCGACGGCATCGTGATCACGCCTTCGCACAATCCGCCCGAAAGCGGTGGCTTCAAGTACAACCCGCCCAACGGCGGCCCCGCGGGCACCGACATCACCTCGGCGGTCGAAGCCGCGGCCAACGCCTTTCTTGCAGCCGGCCTCAAGGGCGTGAAGCGCCTGCCGCTCGCACAGGCGCTGCGCGCCTCGACCACGCACCGCCACGACTACCTGAACACCTATGTCGAAGACCTCGCGCTGGTGCTCGACATGGATGCGATCCGCGACGTTGCAGTCGATCTCGGCGTCGATCCGCTGGGTGGCGCCGGCGTGCGCTACTGGCCGGCCATCGCCGAGCGCTACAAGCTCGGGCGGCTCAACGTTCTGAGCCAGGAGGTCGATCCCACCTTCCGCTTCATGTCGCTCGACTGGGACGGCCGCATCCGCATGGACCCGTCGTCGCCCGATGCCATGCACAAGCTGATCGGCCTGCGGGACCGCTTCGGCATTGCCTTCGCCTGCGACACCGACCATGACCGCCACGGCATCGTCACGCGCAGCGCGGGGCTGCTGCCGCCCAACAACTACCTGGCGGTGATGGTCGACTACCTCTTCACGCACCGGCCGCAATGGGCGGCGCATGCGGCGGTCGGCAAGACGGTGGTCAGCAGCCAGATGATCGACCGCGTGGCCGCCCGGCTGGGCCGCAAGCTGTACGAGGTGCCGGTGGGCTTCAAGTGGTTCGTCGACGGGCTGGTGGATTCGTCGCTGGGCTTCGGCGGCGAGGAAAGCGCGGGCGCCACCTTCCTGCGGCGCGACGGCTCGGTCTGGACCACCGACAAGGACGGCATCGTTCCCGCCCTGCTCTCGGCCGAAATTGCCGCGCGCACCGGGCGCGACCCTGGCGAACGCTTTGCCGAACTGGCGCAGGCGCTGGGCCAGCCGGTGGCCAATCGCGTGGACGCGGCGGCCACCGTCGAGCAGAAGAAGAAGCTCTCGAGCCTGTCGCCGCAGCAGGTGCTGTCCACCGAGCTCGCAGGCGAGAAGATCCAGAACGTGCTGAGCCGCGCCCCGGGCAACGGCGCGGCCATCGGTGGCGTGAAGGTGGTCACAGAGAACGGCTGGTTCGCCGCGCGGCCCTCGGGCACCGAGAACATCTACAAGATCTACGGCGAGAGCTTTCTCGGTGCCGAGCACCTGGGCCGCATCCTCGAGGAAGCGCAGCAGCTGGTGGACAAGGCGCTGGCGACTGGCTGA